In a genomic window of Glycine max cultivar Williams 82 chromosome 13, Glycine_max_v4.0, whole genome shotgun sequence:
- the LOC100306093 gene encoding monothiol glutaredoxin-S15, mitochondrial-like isoform X1 — protein MGTVFVCLTRSCYHGMRYFATVSNDPDTHDDFKPANKLENSNISLADVIEQDVKDNPVMIYMKGVPDFPQCGFSSLAVRVLQQYDVPLSARNILEDPELKNAVKAFSNWPTFPQVFIKGEFIGGSDIVLNMHQTGDLKEKLKDITSKQ, from the exons ATGGGAACAGTTTTTGTTTGT CTAACTAGGTCCTGTTATCATGGAATGAGATACTTTGCTACTGTATCAAATGATCCTGACACACATGATGACTTCAAGCCAGCTAATAAACTTGAGAATTCCAACATTTCTTTGGCTGATGTTATTGAGCAG GATGTCAAGGATAATCCTGTTATGATTTACATGAAAGGTGTGCCTGATTTTCCACAGTGTGGATTTAGTTCTCTTGCAGTTAGAGtgttacaacaatatg ATGTTCCTTTAAGTGCTAGAAACATTTTGGAGGATCCTGAACTGAAAAATGCTGTAAAAGCTTTCAG TAACTGGCCAACATTTCCACAAGTTTTCATTAAGGGAGAGTTTATCGGTGGATCAGATATTGTTCTTAATATGCATCAG ACGGGTGATTTGAAGGAAAAGCTTAAAGATATTACGTCCAAGCAGTAA
- the LOC100306093 gene encoding Monothiol glutaredoxin-S15, mitochondrial-like gives MTTSLSSILFKGIAARSFTAPLTRSCYHGMRYFATVSNDPDTHDDFKPANKLENSNISLADVIEQDVKDNPVMIYMKGVPDFPQCGFSSLAVRVLQQYDVPLSARNILEDPELKNAVKAFSNWPTFPQVFIKGEFIGGSDIVLNMHQTGDLKEKLKDITSKQ, from the exons ATGACAACATCATTGTCCAGCATCCTTTTCAAGGGAATTGCAGCTCGTTCTTTCACCGCCCCT CTAACTAGGTCCTGTTATCATGGAATGAGATACTTTGCTACTGTATCAAATGATCCTGACACACATGATGACTTCAAGCCAGCTAATAAACTTGAGAATTCCAACATTTCTTTGGCTGATGTTATTGAGCAG GATGTCAAGGATAATCCTGTTATGATTTACATGAAAGGTGTGCCTGATTTTCCACAGTGTGGATTTAGTTCTCTTGCAGTTAGAGtgttacaacaatatg ATGTTCCTTTAAGTGCTAGAAACATTTTGGAGGATCCTGAACTGAAAAATGCTGTAAAAGCTTTCAG TAACTGGCCAACATTTCCACAAGTTTTCATTAAGGGAGAGTTTATCGGTGGATCAGATATTGTTCTTAATATGCATCAG ACGGGTGATTTGAAGGAAAAGCTTAAAGATATTACGTCCAAGCAGTAA
- the LOC100799236 gene encoding WD repeat-containing protein 43 isoform X1: METKIAKTRQAISDPHLPITTNTLDFGEVAVGILHDVDSSEPTMGEKLAALSFPDENKFRSDKEQDSSAPTKPPSADSVHVLLRQALNADDRTLLLDCLYTQDEKVITKSIAQLNSPNVLKFLHSLISITESRGAILACALPWLKCLVLHHASVIMSQESSLHVLNSLYQLIESRVSSFESAVHLSSCLDIHYTRVVDEVVDDDVLTVPVIYEDDSSEESEELETDEDDNDEAFEGFSDIEDINDMMSE; encoded by the exons ATGGAAACCAAAATAGCCAAGACAAGACAAGCAATTTCTGATCCTCATCTCCCAATCACAACAAACACGCTCGACTTTG GCGAGGTTGCAGTTGGAATCCTTCATGATGTTGATTCAAGTGAGCCAACTATGGGAGAGAAACTTGCTGCTCTCAGTTTTCCAGATGAGAACAAATTCAGGAGTGATAAAGAGCAAGATTCTTCTGCCCCAACTAAGCCTCCAAGTGCGGACTCTGTACATGTTTTGCTTAGGCAAGCATTAAATGCTGATGATCGCACCCTTCTGCTAGATTGCTTGTATACGCAGGATGAGAAG GTTATTACAAAGTCAATTGCACAGTTGAACTCACCAAATGTCCTCAAATTCCTACACTCTCTCATATCCATTACCGAGTCTAG GGGTGCAATTTTGGCATGTGCTCTTCCATGGCTTAAGTGTCTTGTTCTACATCATGCAAGTGTGATAATGTCCCAGGAATCTTCATTACATGTTTTAAACTCATTGTATCAG CTGATTGAATCAAGAGTTTCGAGTTTTGAATCTGCGGTTCATTTGTCAAGTTGCTTAGACATTCATTACACAAGG GTTGTTGATGAAGTAGTAGATGATGATGTTCTAACAGTGCCAGTTATCTATGAGGATGATAGTTCAGAAGAATCTGAGGAATTGGAAACTGATGAAGATGACAATGATGAAGCATTTGAAGGATTCAGTGATATCGAAGATATTAACGATATGATGAGTGAGTGA
- the LOC100799236 gene encoding WD repeat-containing protein 43 isoform X2, whose amino-acid sequence METKIAKTRQAISDPHLPITTNTLDFVGILHDVDSSEPTMGEKLAALSFPDENKFRSDKEQDSSAPTKPPSADSVHVLLRQALNADDRTLLLDCLYTQDEKVITKSIAQLNSPNVLKFLHSLISITESRGAILACALPWLKCLVLHHASVIMSQESSLHVLNSLYQLIESRVSSFESAVHLSSCLDIHYTRVVDEVVDDDVLTVPVIYEDDSSEESEELETDEDDNDEAFEGFSDIEDINDMMSE is encoded by the exons ATGGAAACCAAAATAGCCAAGACAAGACAAGCAATTTCTGATCCTCATCTCCCAATCACAACAAACACGCTCGACTTTG TTGGAATCCTTCATGATGTTGATTCAAGTGAGCCAACTATGGGAGAGAAACTTGCTGCTCTCAGTTTTCCAGATGAGAACAAATTCAGGAGTGATAAAGAGCAAGATTCTTCTGCCCCAACTAAGCCTCCAAGTGCGGACTCTGTACATGTTTTGCTTAGGCAAGCATTAAATGCTGATGATCGCACCCTTCTGCTAGATTGCTTGTATACGCAGGATGAGAAG GTTATTACAAAGTCAATTGCACAGTTGAACTCACCAAATGTCCTCAAATTCCTACACTCTCTCATATCCATTACCGAGTCTAG GGGTGCAATTTTGGCATGTGCTCTTCCATGGCTTAAGTGTCTTGTTCTACATCATGCAAGTGTGATAATGTCCCAGGAATCTTCATTACATGTTTTAAACTCATTGTATCAG CTGATTGAATCAAGAGTTTCGAGTTTTGAATCTGCGGTTCATTTGTCAAGTTGCTTAGACATTCATTACACAAGG GTTGTTGATGAAGTAGTAGATGATGATGTTCTAACAGTGCCAGTTATCTATGAGGATGATAGTTCAGAAGAATCTGAGGAATTGGAAACTGATGAAGATGACAATGATGAAGCATTTGAAGGATTCAGTGATATCGAAGATATTAACGATATGATGAGTGAGTGA
- the PM30 gene encoding seed maturation protein PM30, with the protein MASHRQSYEAGQTKGRTEEKTNQTMGNIGEKAQAAKEKTQEMAQAAKEKTQQTAQAAKDKTCDTSQAAKEKTQQNTGAAQQKTSEMGQSTKESAQSGKDNTQGFLQQTGEKVKGAAQGATEAVKQTLGLGEHDQDNRRNY; encoded by the exons ATGGCATCCCATAGGCAAAGCTATGAAGCTGGTCAAACTAAGGGCCGAACTGAG GAAAAGACGAACCAGACGATGGGCAATATTGGAGAGAAGGCTCAAGCTGCAAAGGAGAAGACCCAGGAAATGGCCCAAGCTGCAAAGGAGAAGACCCAACAAACAGCCCAAGCTGCCAAGGACAAGACTTGCGACACTTCCCAAGCGGCAAAGGAGAAGACCCAACAGAATACAGGAGCTGCTCAACAAAAGACCTCAGAGATGGGCCAGTCCACGAAGGAATCGGCCCAGTCAGGGAAGGACAACACCCAAGGGTTCCTGCAGCAGACAGGGGAGAAGGTGAAGGGCGCAGCCCAAGGTGCTACAGAGGCTGTGAAGCAAACCCTTGGCTTGGGCGAGCATGATCAAGACAACCGCAGAAATTACTAA